CGGTCTATGCTCAGCAAAACCGGCTCCGCTTGTCTGCTAACCTATATTCGATAGTTGTTGAACATTTTGGCCATTTTATCAGGTTCATTATTTACAATAAAAATGATTCCTTAATCCGGTATAATGAAAACTTTTCTTGTCAATATTAAATTAAACGTCAAAGTTTGGTATCCGGATAAAACGCCGCCCAGGCAAACCAGTACGCCACATACGAGTCTGTTGACGTCAGCAACTCATCGGCATGATCACCGTCAACCGCCTGCCCGAACACCGACCAGGTTGATCCGCTGCCGTCCGTCATCACAACCGGCAAGGCCTTATCCGCCGCCGGTTCAAACTCGAGAACCTCACCGTTTACCCGTCGCTCATAAGCAACCGCAAAATTGTGCGTACTGCTGCCGACAATGACCACAGGCTGACCTCCGATCATATCATTCAGCACATCAAGATCACCGAATGAATTAATCGGATACGCCTTTGACTCACCGGACACCGTTACGCCAAGTACACGAGTTTTACCCGGCAGGCGTTGATCGGTGTGAGATACGGGAAACAGCAGTTTGCTCTGATTGGTCTTGTAATCGCCGTACGGATAACGCCCGTAGGCGCGGTCATAGCCCGTATTTTCAGACACCACCTGCGTCTGCGGCGCCATTTGTTTCCAGGTCCCCCATTCCGTTTCGATCACCGGACAGGTGTTCACGCGCGCCCCGGAAAGCGTGCCTTCCACGGCCTGCAATTTCATCTGCGACCAGTTGCTGTCGGTTGCCCGGTCATAGGGGATCAGATTGCTGTTGTACAACAGTCCGGAAACACCAAATGTGGTGACCGTACCTCTGATCCTGCGGTTCCAGCCGATCCCGGACCCGGTCAACGGACAATATGTGATTGCCAACGATCGCCCGCCGATCTCGTCATTGATAATTTCATGCCAGTCCAGAATAACGTGCGGATAGGCTTTGTACGACTCTCCGACCCGCACCCCGATGACCAGATCCCGGTCAGTCAGGTAGGACGCAGACAATCCCGTTGTCATATCAGGTTCTGTAAGCGCCGGGATGCCGTCCTTGCCCGGGCCGCCGTCATAGATTTCGTTTTCGGAAATCAGCCAGTCACCGGATCCGCCGCCCGACGCATCCGATCCGCTCCGGGCCGTGGATTCGTTCGGCGAATTGCATGTCAGTGTCAAAAAAGCTACAATAGCTGTTAAAAATAATTTATTCATGATCTACCTCCTGTTCATCATGTTAAAACGCAATCGAATAAAACAGAGAAACCTGCCAGCGGTAACGGATGGTCAACTAAGTGCCGGTCACAGTTCTGCACAGCCGACCGGAGCGAAATATGAACGGTCAGTTTGATATTCACGCCCGGTACGGCATTCAGCCACCGGCCTCCGGTATTTCCGAACACCTGAATTGATCCGGCGCCAAGACCCGGTATTTGAATGAAAAAATATAATCAAACAGTGTATCCGTACAGTAGCTGG
This genomic window from candidate division KSB1 bacterium contains:
- a CDS encoding DUF3179 domain-containing protein, yielding MNKLFLTAIVAFLTLTCNSPNESTARSGSDASGGGSGDWLISENEIYDGGPGKDGIPALTEPDMTTGLSASYLTDRDLVIGVRVGESYKAYPHVILDWHEIINDEIGGRSLAITYCPLTGSGIGWNRRIRGTVTTFGVSGLLYNSNLIPYDRATDSNWSQMKLQAVEGTLSGARVNTCPVIETEWGTWKQMAPQTQVVSENTGYDRAYGRYPYGDYKTNQSKLLFPVSHTDQRLPGKTRVLGVTVSGESKAYPINSFGDLDVLNDMIGGQPVVIVGSSTHNFAVAYERRVNGEVLEFEPAADKALPVVMTDGSGSTWSVFGQAVDGDHADELLTSTDSYVAYWFAWAAFYPDTKL